From Klebsiella electrica, the proteins below share one genomic window:
- the kbl gene encoding glycine C-acetyltransferase, with amino-acid sequence MRGDFYEQLINSLETARAEGLFKEERIITSAQQADITVGGSNVINFCANNYLGLANHPQLIAAAKAGMDSHGFGMASVRFICGTQDSHKALEKKLAEFLGMEDAILYSSCFDANGGLFETLLGPEDAIISDALNHASIIDGVRLCKAKRYRYANNDMQGLEARLKEAREAGARHVLIATDGVFSMDGVIANLKGVCDLADKYDALVMVDDSHAVGFVGENGRGSHEYCAVMGRVDIITGTLGKALGGASGGYTAARKEVVEWLRQRSRPYLFSNSLAPAIVAASIKVLEMVESGAELRDRLWANARLFREKMTAAGFTLAGADHAIIPVMLGDAVIAQNFARELQKEGIYVTGFFYPVVPKGQARIRTQMSAAHTPEQIERAVEAFTRIGKQLGVIA; translated from the coding sequence ATGCGTGGTGATTTTTACGAACAGTTGATCAATAGCCTCGAGACCGCTCGGGCGGAAGGGTTATTTAAAGAAGAACGCATTATTACGTCGGCGCAGCAGGCGGATATCACCGTCGGCGGCAGCAACGTGATTAACTTCTGCGCCAATAACTATCTGGGTCTGGCTAACCATCCGCAGCTGATTGCCGCCGCGAAAGCGGGGATGGACAGCCACGGTTTTGGTATGGCTTCGGTGCGCTTTATTTGCGGGACGCAGGACAGCCACAAAGCGCTTGAGAAGAAGCTGGCGGAGTTCCTCGGCATGGAAGATGCGATTCTCTACTCCTCCTGCTTTGACGCCAACGGCGGTCTGTTTGAAACCCTGTTAGGCCCGGAAGATGCCATTATTTCCGATGCCCTGAACCACGCCTCCATCATCGACGGCGTACGTTTGTGTAAAGCCAAACGCTACCGTTATGCCAATAACGACATGCAGGGGCTGGAGGCGCGTCTGAAAGAGGCCCGTGAAGCTGGCGCGCGTCATGTGTTGATCGCCACCGACGGCGTATTCTCCATGGACGGCGTGATTGCCAACCTGAAAGGCGTCTGCGACCTGGCGGATAAATACGATGCGCTGGTGATGGTCGACGATTCCCACGCCGTCGGCTTTGTCGGGGAAAACGGTCGCGGCTCTCATGAATACTGCGCTGTGATGGGCCGTGTCGATATCATCACCGGGACATTAGGCAAAGCGCTGGGCGGCGCGTCCGGCGGCTATACCGCCGCGCGTAAAGAGGTGGTTGAATGGCTGCGCCAACGCTCGCGTCCGTATCTGTTCTCCAACTCGCTGGCCCCGGCGATTGTCGCTGCCTCCATCAAAGTGCTGGAGATGGTGGAGTCCGGCGCCGAACTGCGCGATCGCCTGTGGGCCAACGCGCGCCTGTTTCGCGAAAAAATGACCGCTGCGGGCTTTACGCTGGCCGGCGCCGATCACGCGATTATCCCGGTCATGCTGGGCGACGCCGTGATTGCGCAAAACTTTGCGCGCGAGCTGCAAAAAGAAGGGATTTACGTGACCGGGTTCTTCTATCCGGTGGTACCAAAAGGCCAGGCGCGTATTCGTACCCAGATGTCGGCGGCGCATACCCCTGAACAAATTGAACGTGCGGTGGAAGCCTTTACCCGCATCGGTAAACAACTGGGCGTGATTGCCTGA
- the tdh gene encoding L-threonine 3-dehydrogenase: protein MKALSKLKAEEGIWMTDVPEPEVGHNDLLIKIRKTAICGTDVHIYNWDEWSQKTIPVPMVVGHEYVGEVVGIGQEVRGFKIGDRVSGEGHITCGHCRNCRAGRTHLCRNTIGVGVNRPGCFAEYLVIPAFNAFKIPDNISDDLASIFDPFGNAVHTALSFDLVGEDVLVSGAGPIGIMAAAVAKHVGARNVVITDVNEYRLGLARKMGVTRAVNVARESLADVMAELGMSEGFDVGLEMSGAPPAFRTMLDTMNHGGRIAMLGIPPSDMSIDWTKVIFKGLFIKGIYGREMFETWYKMAALIQSGLDLSPIITHRFAIDEFQQGFDAMRSGQSGKVVLSWD, encoded by the coding sequence ATGAAAGCGTTATCCAAACTGAAAGCGGAAGAAGGCATCTGGATGACCGACGTACCGGAACCGGAAGTCGGCCATAACGATCTGCTGATCAAAATCCGCAAGACCGCGATTTGCGGTACCGACGTACACATCTATAACTGGGACGAATGGTCGCAAAAAACCATCCCGGTACCGATGGTTGTAGGGCATGAATACGTTGGCGAAGTGGTGGGTATCGGCCAGGAAGTACGCGGCTTTAAGATTGGCGATCGCGTGTCCGGTGAAGGGCATATTACCTGTGGCCACTGCCGCAATTGCCGCGCCGGGCGCACGCACCTGTGCCGTAATACCATCGGTGTGGGGGTTAACCGTCCGGGCTGTTTCGCGGAATATCTGGTGATTCCGGCTTTCAACGCCTTCAAAATCCCCGACAACATTTCTGACGATCTGGCGTCGATTTTTGACCCGTTTGGCAACGCGGTTCACACGGCGCTCTCTTTCGATCTGGTTGGCGAAGATGTGCTGGTTTCCGGCGCGGGACCGATTGGCATCATGGCGGCGGCGGTCGCTAAACACGTCGGCGCACGTAATGTGGTTATCACGGACGTTAACGAGTATCGACTGGGCCTGGCGCGTAAAATGGGTGTAACGCGTGCCGTTAACGTCGCCAGGGAGAGTCTGGCCGATGTGATGGCCGAACTGGGGATGAGCGAAGGGTTCGATGTGGGCCTGGAAATGTCCGGTGCGCCGCCGGCGTTCCGCACCATGCTGGACACCATGAACCACGGCGGTCGTATTGCGATGCTCGGTATTCCGCCGTCGGATATGTCGATCGACTGGACCAAAGTTATCTTCAAGGGGCTGTTTATCAAAGGGATTTATGGCCGGGAAATGTTTGAAACCTGGTACAAGATGGCGGCCTTGATCCAGTCTGGACTGGATTTGTCACCGATCATCACCCACCGTTTTGCCATTGATGAGTTCCAGCAGGGCTTTGATGCGATGCGATCTGGCCAGTCCGGTAAAGTGGTTCTGAGCTGGGATTAA
- a CDS encoding divergent polysaccharide deacetylase family protein: MLQFRRIAFAVAGTLAMASPAFAGKLSIVIDDFGYRPQTENQVLALPATISVAVLPNAPHAREMASKAHNLGHEVLIHLPMAPLSKQPLEKDTLRPDMSSDEIERIIRDAYGKVPYAVGLNNHMGSAMTSSLFGMQKVMQALERYNLYFLDSVTIGNTQAMRAAQGTGVKVIKRKVFLDDTQNEADIRVQFNRAIALARRNGSAIAIGHPHPTTVRVLQQMVYNLPPDITLVRPSNLLNEPQVDTSRPDSGLPPSATTPPTSPRNPFRGVKFCKTKHPPEPVYASRFFSVLSESISHSPLVQYYQLKWQGWDNPTN, from the coding sequence TTGCTTCAATTTCGCAGAATTGCATTCGCGGTAGCCGGTACGCTGGCTATGGCCTCGCCAGCATTTGCCGGCAAACTCTCGATCGTTATTGACGACTTTGGCTATCGTCCACAGACCGAAAATCAGGTACTGGCGCTGCCAGCAACGATCTCCGTCGCCGTATTACCCAACGCCCCTCACGCCCGTGAAATGGCGAGCAAGGCGCATAATCTCGGTCACGAGGTCCTCATCCACCTGCCAATGGCGCCGCTCAGCAAGCAACCGCTGGAAAAAGACACCCTGCGTCCGGATATGAGCAGCGATGAGATCGAGCGCATCATCCGCGACGCCTATGGCAAAGTGCCGTACGCCGTTGGCCTGAACAACCATATGGGCAGCGCGATGACCTCCAGCCTGTTCGGGATGCAAAAGGTGATGCAGGCGCTGGAGCGCTACAATCTCTATTTCCTCGACAGCGTCACCATCGGCAATACCCAGGCCATGCGCGCGGCGCAGGGCACCGGGGTGAAGGTTATCAAGCGCAAGGTGTTCCTCGATGACACGCAGAATGAGGCCGATATTCGCGTCCAGTTCAACCGCGCCATCGCGCTGGCGCGCCGCAACGGTTCCGCGATTGCTATCGGTCACCCGCACCCCACCACGGTGCGCGTCCTGCAGCAAATGGTCTATAACCTGCCGCCGGATATCACCCTGGTGCGTCCGAGCAACCTGCTGAACGAGCCGCAGGTCGATACCTCAAGGCCGGACAGCGGGCTGCCGCCGTCGGCAACCACGCCGCCAACGTCGCCGCGTAATCCGTTCCGCGGCGTGAAGTTCTGTAAGACGAAGCATCCGCCGGAGCCGGTGTACGCCAGCCGCTTCTTCAGCGTCCTGAGCGAAAGTATCAGCCACAGCCCTCTGGTGCAGTACTACCAGTTGAAATGGCAGGGCTGGGACAACCCGACGAACTAA
- the envC gene encoding murein hydrolase activator EnvC — protein sequence MRGKATYSNTWIATAVRSVLYASALSAGVLLCAAPAQADDRDQLKSIQADIAAKQRAIQQQQQQRSSLLAQLRAQEEAISAATRKLRETQDTLNQLNRQIDEMNASIAKLERQRATQERNLSAQLDAAFRQGPHTGMQMILSGEEGQRNQRMQVYYGYLNQARQETIAQLKQTREEVSAQKAQLEEKQSQQQTLVYEQRAQQAKLEQARNERKKTLSGLESSIQQGQQQLGEMRANESRLRGRIAQAEAAAKARAESEAREAQAVRDRQQDASRKGTTYKPTESERSLMSRTGGLGSPRGQAYWPVRGTLLHRYGEQLQGELRWKGMVIAASEGTEVKAIADGRVILADWLQGYGLVVVVEHGKGDMSLYGYNQSALVSVGTQVRAGQPIALVGSSGGQGRPSLYFEIRRQGQAVNPQPWLGR from the coding sequence ATGAGGGGAAAGGCGACTTATTCAAATACATGGATCGCAACGGCTGTTCGATCCGTCCTTTACGCCAGCGCACTCAGCGCTGGCGTATTGCTGTGCGCCGCACCCGCTCAGGCGGATGACCGCGACCAGCTCAAATCAATTCAGGCCGATATCGCCGCCAAGCAGAGAGCGATACAGCAGCAACAGCAGCAACGTTCTTCCCTGCTCGCCCAGCTCAGGGCTCAGGAAGAAGCTATCTCTGCGGCCACCCGCAAATTACGCGAAACTCAGGATACCCTGAACCAGTTGAACAGGCAGATTGACGAGATGAACGCGTCCATCGCTAAACTGGAGCGTCAGCGTGCCACTCAGGAGCGCAACCTGTCCGCGCAGCTTGATGCCGCGTTCCGCCAGGGGCCGCATACCGGGATGCAAATGATCCTCAGCGGTGAAGAGGGTCAGCGTAACCAGCGCATGCAGGTTTACTACGGTTACCTGAACCAGGCCCGCCAGGAGACGATCGCCCAGTTGAAACAGACGCGCGAAGAGGTCTCCGCGCAAAAAGCGCAGCTGGAAGAAAAGCAGAGCCAACAGCAAACGCTGGTTTACGAGCAGCGCGCACAGCAGGCCAAACTGGAACAGGCGCGTAACGAACGTAAGAAAACCCTTTCAGGCCTTGAATCGTCTATTCAGCAAGGTCAACAGCAGCTGGGCGAAATGCGGGCTAACGAATCGCGCCTGCGCGGTCGGATCGCGCAGGCAGAAGCCGCCGCGAAGGCCCGCGCTGAGAGTGAGGCTCGCGAGGCACAGGCCGTGCGCGATCGTCAGCAGGATGCCTCGCGGAAAGGCACCACCTACAAACCGACCGAAAGCGAGCGTTCGCTGATGTCCCGTACCGGCGGTCTCGGCTCTCCGCGCGGTCAGGCCTACTGGCCGGTACGCGGAACGTTGCTTCATCGTTATGGCGAACAGCTGCAAGGTGAACTACGTTGGAAAGGGATGGTTATCGCTGCGTCTGAAGGCACCGAGGTCAAGGCAATCGCCGATGGCCGGGTGATTCTCGCCGACTGGCTACAGGGCTACGGCCTGGTGGTGGTCGTTGAACACGGTAAAGGCGATATGAGCCTTTACGGCTATAACCAAAGCGCGCTGGTCAGCGTCGGCACTCAGGTCCGGGCGGGCCAGCCGATTGCTCTCGTAGGCAGCAGCGGCGGTCAGGGCCGTCCGTCGCTCTATTTCGAAATTCGTCGCCAGGGTCAGGCGGTCAATCCACAGCCGTGGTTGGGAAGATAA
- the gpmM gene encoding 2,3-bisphosphoglycerate-independent phosphoglycerate mutase, whose amino-acid sequence MSNSKKPMVLVILDGYGYREDQQDNAIYSAKTPVMDALWAKRPHTLIDASGLEVGLPDRQMGNSEVGHVNLGAGRIVYQDLTRLDVEIKERTFFANPVLTAAVDKAVAAGKAVHIMGLMSPGGVHSHEDHIMAMVELAAERGAEKIYLHAFLDGRDTPPRSAENSLAKFEEKFVALGKGRVASIIGRYYAMDRDNRWDRVEQAYDLMTLAQGEFQADSAVAGLQAAYARDENDEFVKATVIRANGQADAAMEDGDALIFMNFRADRAREITRAFVNADFDGFARKKEVKLDFVMLTEYAADIKVACAYPPASLANTFGEWMAKNDKTQLRISETEKYAHVTFFFNGGVEEPFKGEERILINSPKVATYDLQPEMSSAELTEKLVAAIKGGQYDTIICNYPNGDMVGHTGVMEAAIKAVETLDNCIDQVAKAVESVGGQLLITADHGNAEQMRDPATGQAHTAHTNLPVPLIYVGDKSVKVAEGGKLSDIAPTMLSLMGMEIPQEMTGKPLFIVE is encoded by the coding sequence ATGTCGAATTCTAAAAAGCCGATGGTACTGGTCATTCTGGATGGCTATGGCTATCGTGAAGACCAGCAGGATAACGCGATTTATAGCGCGAAAACGCCAGTCATGGACGCATTGTGGGCGAAACGTCCCCATACGCTGATTGATGCTTCTGGTCTTGAGGTCGGTCTGCCGGATCGCCAGATGGGCAACTCTGAAGTGGGTCACGTTAACCTCGGCGCCGGTCGTATCGTTTACCAGGATCTGACCCGTCTCGATGTCGAAATCAAAGAACGCACGTTCTTTGCAAACCCGGTGCTGACCGCCGCAGTCGACAAAGCCGTTGCTGCGGGTAAAGCCGTGCACATCATGGGCCTGATGTCCCCAGGCGGCGTTCACAGCCACGAAGACCACATCATGGCGATGGTAGAGCTGGCCGCCGAACGCGGGGCAGAAAAAATCTACCTGCACGCTTTCCTCGATGGTCGCGACACCCCGCCGCGCAGCGCTGAAAACTCGCTGGCAAAATTTGAAGAAAAATTTGTCGCGCTGGGTAAAGGCCGCGTGGCCTCCATTATTGGCCGCTACTACGCCATGGACCGCGACAATCGCTGGGACCGCGTTGAGCAGGCGTATGATCTGATGACCCTGGCGCAGGGCGAGTTCCAGGCCGACAGCGCCGTTGCCGGTCTGCAGGCCGCCTACGCCCGCGATGAAAACGACGAATTCGTGAAGGCGACCGTCATCCGTGCCAACGGCCAGGCCGATGCCGCGATGGAAGACGGCGACGCGCTGATTTTCATGAACTTCCGTGCTGACCGCGCCCGTGAAATCACCCGTGCCTTCGTAAACGCCGATTTCGACGGTTTCGCCCGTAAGAAAGAGGTCAAACTCGACTTCGTGATGCTGACCGAATATGCCGCCGACATCAAAGTCGCCTGCGCATATCCGCCAGCATCCCTGGCCAACACCTTCGGCGAGTGGATGGCGAAGAACGACAAGACTCAGCTGCGCATCTCCGAAACCGAGAAATACGCCCACGTGACCTTCTTCTTTAACGGCGGCGTTGAAGAGCCGTTCAAAGGCGAAGAGCGTATTCTGATCAACTCACCAAAAGTCGCCACCTACGACCTGCAGCCGGAAATGAGCTCCGCTGAGCTGACCGAAAAACTGGTGGCCGCCATCAAGGGCGGTCAGTACGACACCATCATCTGTAACTATCCGAACGGCGATATGGTCGGTCATACCGGCGTGATGGAAGCGGCAATTAAAGCCGTTGAAACGCTGGATAACTGCATCGATCAGGTCGCCAAAGCGGTAGAATCCGTCGGCGGCCAGCTGCTGATTACCGCCGATCACGGTAACGCTGAGCAGATGCGCGACCCGGCAACCGGCCAGGCCCATACCGCCCACACCAACCTGCCGGTGCCGCTGATCTACGTTGGCGATAAATCGGTGAAAGTCGCCGAAGGCGGCAAGCTTTCCGATATCGCGCCAACCATGCTGTCGCTGATGGGAATGGAAATCCCGCAAGAGATGACTGGCAAGCCGCTGTTCATCGTGGAATAA
- a CDS encoding rhodanese-like domain-containing protein, whose translation MQEIMQFVGRHPVLSIAWIALLVAVLFTTFKGLMSKVKVITRGEATRLINKEDAVVVDLRQRDDFRKGHIAGSINLLPSEIKANNVGELEKHKAQPIIVVDGSGMQAQEPASALNKAGFEKVFVLKEGIAGWSGENLPLVRGK comes from the coding sequence ATGCAAGAAATTATGCAATTCGTCGGCCGTCACCCCGTCCTGAGCATCGCGTGGATCGCGCTGCTGGTGGCGGTGCTGTTCACCACCTTTAAGGGGCTGATGTCGAAAGTTAAAGTCATTACCCGTGGCGAAGCGACGCGTCTGATCAACAAAGAAGATGCCGTGGTTGTCGACCTGCGTCAGCGTGACGACTTCCGTAAAGGCCATATCGCGGGCTCCATCAACCTGCTGCCGAGCGAAATCAAGGCAAATAACGTTGGTGAGTTGGAAAAACACAAAGCACAACCCATTATAGTGGTAGATGGTTCCGGTATGCAGGCACAAGAGCCTGCCAGCGCGCTGAATAAAGCCGGATTTGAAAAGGTCTTTGTACTGAAAGAAGGCATTGCTGGCTGGAGCGGCGAAAACCTTCCGCTGGTACGCGGCAAATAA
- the grxC gene encoding glutaredoxin 3, whose protein sequence is MANIDIYTKATCPFCIRAKALLNSKGVTFNELPIDGNAAKREEMIERSGRTTVPQIFIDEQHIGGCDDLYALDSRGGLDPLLR, encoded by the coding sequence ATGGCCAATATTGATATCTACACCAAAGCGACTTGTCCGTTCTGTATTCGTGCAAAAGCACTGCTGAACAGCAAAGGCGTAACGTTCAATGAACTGCCGATCGATGGCAATGCCGCGAAGCGTGAAGAGATGATTGAGCGCAGCGGTCGTACGACGGTTCCGCAGATTTTTATTGATGAGCAGCACATTGGCGGCTGTGACGACTTGTATGCGCTTGATTCACGTGGTGGACTTGATCCCCTGCTGCGCTAA
- the secB gene encoding protein-export chaperone SecB: MSEQNSTEMTFQIQRIYTKDISFEAPNAPQVFQKDWQPEVKLDLDTASSQLAEGVYEVVLRVTVTAALGEETAFLCEVQQGGIFSIDGIDGNQMAHCLGAYCPNILFPYARECITSLVSRGTFPQLNLAPVNFDALFMNYLQQQAGEGAEQHQDA; encoded by the coding sequence ATGTCAGAACAAAACAGCACCGAAATGACGTTCCAGATCCAGCGTATCTATACCAAGGATATTTCCTTTGAAGCGCCGAATGCGCCGCAAGTTTTCCAGAAAGACTGGCAGCCGGAAGTTAAACTTGATCTGGACACTGCTTCCAGCCAGTTGGCTGAAGGCGTCTACGAAGTGGTGCTGCGCGTAACCGTAACCGCTGCGCTGGGCGAAGAAACCGCATTCCTGTGCGAAGTACAGCAGGGCGGCATCTTCTCCATCGACGGCATTGACGGCAACCAGATGGCGCATTGCCTCGGCGCATACTGCCCGAACATTCTGTTCCCGTATGCGCGTGAGTGCATTACCAGCCTGGTGTCTCGCGGTACCTTCCCGCAACTGAACCTTGCGCCAGTGAACTTCGATGCGCTGTTCATGAACTATCTGCAGCAGCAAGCTGGCGAAGGTGCCGAACAACATCAGGATGCCTGA
- the gpsA gene encoding NAD(P)H-dependent glycerol-3-phosphate dehydrogenase gives MNALNAAMTVIGAGSYGTALAITLARNGHDVVLWGHDPKHIATLQHDRCNAAFLPDVPFPDTLHLESDLSAALAASRDILVVVPSHVFGEVLRQIKPLMRPDARLVWATKGLEAETGRLLQDVAREALGDTIPLAVISGPTFAKELAAGLPTAISLASTEPQFADDLQHLLHCGKSFRVYINPDFIGVQLGGAVKNVIAIGAGMSDGIGFGANARTALITRGLVEMSRLGTALGADPETFMGMAGLGDLVLTCTDNQSRNRRFGMMLGQGMDVQSAQDKIGQVVEGYRNTREVRVLAQRLGVEMPITEEIYQVLYCGKIAREAALTLLGRARKDERSN, from the coding sequence ATGAACGCACTTAATGCTGCAATGACTGTGATCGGTGCCGGCTCATACGGCACCGCTCTTGCCATCACCCTGGCAAGAAATGGCCACGATGTTGTGCTCTGGGGCCATGACCCGAAACATATCGCGACGCTGCAACATGACCGCTGCAACGCCGCTTTCCTTCCTGACGTCCCTTTCCCTGACACGCTGCATCTTGAAAGCGATCTGTCTGCCGCGCTGGCGGCCAGCCGCGATATTCTGGTTGTGGTGCCCAGCCATGTCTTTGGTGAGGTTCTGCGGCAGATTAAACCGCTGATGCGCCCGGATGCGCGCCTGGTCTGGGCGACAAAAGGCCTTGAGGCCGAAACCGGTCGCCTGTTGCAGGATGTCGCGCGCGAAGCGCTGGGCGACACGATCCCGCTGGCGGTCATTTCCGGCCCGACCTTTGCCAAAGAACTGGCGGCAGGGCTGCCGACGGCCATTTCGCTGGCGTCCACGGAGCCGCAGTTTGCCGACGACCTGCAGCATTTACTGCACTGCGGTAAAAGCTTCCGCGTCTATATCAACCCGGACTTTATCGGCGTGCAGCTTGGCGGGGCGGTGAAAAACGTTATTGCCATTGGCGCCGGGATGTCTGACGGCATCGGCTTTGGCGCCAATGCGCGTACGGCGCTGATAACCCGGGGTCTGGTTGAAATGTCTCGTCTCGGTACCGCGCTGGGCGCCGATCCGGAAACCTTTATGGGGATGGCGGGGCTGGGCGATCTGGTGCTGACCTGCACCGATAACCAATCGCGTAACCGCCGCTTCGGCATGATGCTCGGTCAGGGTATGGATGTGCAAAGCGCGCAGGATAAGATTGGCCAGGTGGTTGAAGGCTATCGCAATACCAGGGAAGTTCGCGTTCTGGCACAGCGTTTAGGTGTTGAAATGCCAATAACCGAGGAAATTTATCAGGTATTGTATTGCGGAAAAATTGCGCGCGAGGCAGCATTGACTTTATTAGGCCGTGCGCGCAAGGACGAGCGCAGCAATTAA
- the cysE gene encoding serine O-acetyltransferase, translated as MPCEELDIVWNNIKAEARALADCEPMLASFYHATLLKHENLGSALSYMLANKLASPIMPAIAIREVVEEAYAADPEMIASAACDIQAVRTRDPAVDKYSTPLLYLKGFHALQAYRIGHWLWNQGRRALAIFLQNQVSVSFQVDIHPAAKIGRGIMLDHATGIVVGETAVIEDDVSILQSVTLGGTGKTSGDRHPKIREGVMIGAGAKILGNIEVGRGAKIGAGSVVLQPVPPHTTAAGVPARIVGKPESDKPAMDMDQHFNGIHHTFEYGDGI; from the coding sequence ATGCCGTGTGAAGAACTGGATATCGTCTGGAATAATATTAAAGCCGAAGCCCGGGCTCTGGCCGACTGTGAGCCTATGCTCGCCAGTTTTTACCACGCAACGCTACTCAAACACGAAAATCTGGGCAGCGCCCTGAGCTATATGCTGGCGAATAAGCTGGCTTCCCCCATTATGCCGGCTATCGCTATTCGTGAAGTGGTGGAAGAGGCCTATGCCGCTGACCCGGAAATGATCGCTTCCGCCGCCTGCGATATCCAGGCCGTGCGCACCCGCGATCCGGCGGTTGATAAATACTCGACGCCGCTGCTGTACCTGAAAGGTTTCCACGCGCTGCAGGCCTATCGCATTGGCCACTGGCTGTGGAATCAGGGGCGCCGCGCGCTGGCGATTTTCCTGCAAAACCAGGTTTCCGTTTCTTTCCAGGTGGATATCCATCCGGCGGCGAAAATTGGCCGCGGGATTATGCTCGATCACGCTACCGGCATTGTGGTCGGCGAAACGGCGGTGATTGAGGACGACGTGTCGATTCTGCAGTCCGTCACCCTCGGCGGGACCGGTAAAACCAGCGGCGACCGGCACCCGAAAATCCGTGAAGGCGTGATGATTGGCGCCGGTGCGAAGATCCTCGGCAATATCGAAGTGGGTCGGGGGGCGAAAATTGGCGCCGGTTCCGTGGTGTTACAGCCCGTACCGCCGCACACCACCGCAGCCGGTGTACCGGCGCGTATCGTCGGTAAGCCAGAGAGCGATAAACCCGCGATGGATATGGATCAGCACTTTAACGGTATTCACCATACCTTCGAGTACGGCGACGGTATCTAG
- the trmL gene encoding tRNA (uridine(34)/cytosine(34)/5-carboxymethylaminomethyluridine(34)-2'-O)-methyltransferase TrmL, translating into MLNIVLFEPEIPPNTGNIIRLCANTGFNLHIIEPMGFTWDDKRLRRAGLDYHEFTAVQRHRDYAAFVESARPQRLFALTTKGTPAHSAVSYQDGDFLMFGPETRGLPASILDALPAQQKIRIPMMPDSRSMNLSNAVSVVVYEAWRQLGYPGAVLRS; encoded by the coding sequence ATGCTGAACATTGTACTATTCGAACCTGAGATCCCGCCGAATACCGGGAATATCATCCGCCTGTGTGCCAACACCGGCTTCAATCTGCACATTATCGAGCCTATGGGATTCACCTGGGATGATAAGCGCCTGCGCCGCGCCGGGCTGGATTACCATGAATTTACCGCCGTTCAGCGTCATCGCGACTACGCGGCCTTCGTCGAAAGCGCCAGGCCGCAGCGCCTGTTCGCCCTGACCACAAAGGGCACGCCGGCTCACAGCGCGGTAAGCTATCAGGATGGCGATTTCTTGATGTTTGGCCCGGAAACGCGCGGCCTGCCGGCCAGCATTCTTGATGCCCTGCCAGCGCAGCAGAAAATCCGTATTCCGATGATGCCGGACAGCCGCAGCATGAACCTGTCAAATGCGGTGTCGGTGGTCGTGTACGAGGCCTGGCGCCAGCTGGGGTATCCTGGCGCGGTATTGCGCAGTTAG